Genomic segment of Myxococcaceae bacterium JPH2:
GCGCCGACGGAGCTCGGGAGGAAGCGGCTCCTCCAGGTGATGCGCGTGCTGCTCGCTGACCCGCGAGGCCACCTCTCGGAACGAGCGCTGCTCGCCGCGCTCGAAGCCCGGGTAGATGGGCACGATGCGGTGGAAGTGCACGGAGGTGGTGGACTCCAGCCCCTCGGCCGGTTCGATCTCCGGGTGCGCCATCTCCCGGCCGTTCATGGAGGCGCGCACCTCGCCGGAGAGGACGATCTGCTTGCCCACGGTGAAGCGACTCTTCAGCCAGGGCCCGGCATGGAAGTACGTGGCCGCGATGGTGCCCGAGCGATCTCCCACGACCGCCTTGAACATCCGCTTGCCCTGCCGACTCGGAGCGAACTCCGCGAGCTTGACGGTGCCCACCGTGACGCCGCGCTCGCCAGGAACCAGCTCGGCGATCGTCTTGAGTCGACGGCGGTCCTCGTAGCAGCGAGGCAGCAGGAAGAGGATGTCGCCCATGCGACGAAGCCCCTTCTTGTCCAGCGCCGACACGAGACGAGGCCCCAGGCGCTTGCCCAGCGTATTCAGCGGCGAGGACAGCGGACCCGAGCGCGGCGCGATGGACAGCAGCTTCGCCTCGGACCGAGAAGCCTCCGCGCCCACCGCGCGCTTCTTCTTGCGCGTCCGGGTCGCCTCGGCCTTCGACGCCGTGCTCCCGGCCGCGGACGCCTTCGCGCCCGACTTGCCCACCGGAGTGAGCGCGAGCACTTCGCGGGAAGCGGTCGCGCCCTGTCGGGCCTGAGCAGCCGCGCGCGACGTCGGCGAAGTGGAGCCGACACCCGAGCCCAGCGGCACGTTGGAAGGAGCCGCCGAACGGGTGCGCGCAGGTCCAGGAGTCGGAGGGCTGAGGGAGTTCAAGACCCCTTCGCGCGCACTCGCGGCCCCCGAACGCATCGCGGGACTCGGCCGCTCATCGCGCATGGGCGCAGCGCGGGAACGCATCGACGGATCCGCGCGCTCGTCGCGCATGGGCGGCGTGCCCGCACGCGCGGGGGCAGTCCCATCTCCCAGGTGCGGGAACGACACGTTCCCTCGCGAGGTGTGCTCCTCACGTGGAGATGCGGAATGCCCAGGTGCCCTGCCCTGCCCTGTTCGCGAGGCACTCGGGCTTGCCCGCGTCGCGCCGGCAGAATGCGGATCCGGCACCGGAGCCGTGGACCTCCACGTGGGCACGTACCCGGGCGGCACCTCCTGCTGTCGCGGCGCGGCGCGCCCTGCGTCTTGCGTGAGGGGCTCCAGCTCGGCGGGCAGCACCACGCCGCTCTGCTTCAACGCCGCGACCACCTGGCGCAGCGCGCTCTTGCGCCGCTCCGGCGGCGTGGGCGGATCCACGTAGGGCAAGGCCGCGCGCAGGTGCGCGACGGCCGCCGCGTCCACGCCGCTCGCTCCGGCCAGGGCGCGCTCCATGAGGGTGCGCAAGTCCCGGACGATGGCGAGCTGGGCGAAGTCGCGCTGGCAGGCGTAGCGCAGCGGCCCGACGAGGCTGGCAAGCGGATGGTTCACGCGGTTCCTGGTGCCCATCCTACGGAGCGGGGGTGACGTCTCACAGCAAACGAAACCGGGGGAGCGAGCCTGGGCCCACTCCCCCGGCAAAAGCCCTGCGAACCGAGCATCAGCCCTCGCTGGGCGCCGCGTCGTCCTGCGGTTCCTCGAAGCGGATCTCCTGGACCTCCAACTCGCGGACCCCGCCCGGGCTCTGTACCGTGGCGACGTCGCCCACCCGCTTGCTGATGATGGCGCGGGCCACGGGGGACGTCACCGCGATCCACCGCTTCTTGAGGTCGGCCTCCAGCTCGCCCACCAGGCGGTACGTCACGGTCTTCTCCGTCTCCGTGTCCATCAAGACGACCGTGGCGCCGAAGACGACCTTGTCGCCCCCGAGCTTGCTGGGGTCGATGACCTCGGCCCGGGCAATCCAGTCATTGAGGTCCAGGATGCGGCCCTCGATGTGCGACTGCTTCTCCTTCGCCGCGTGGTACTCCGCGTTCTCGCGGAGGTCCCCATGCGCGCGGGCGACCTCGATCTCCTTGGAGATCTTTCCCCGCTCCACGGACTGGAGGTGCTTCAGCTCCTCCTTGAGCTTGCGGAGACCGTGGGGGGTCATCGGGATGTTGTCGCTCCCGCTGCTCATCGACACCGCTCCTTCCACCACATGCGTTCAATGCATGGAGGGCCGGAACCTCCCGGAGAGGTCCGGCCCCCCAACGACCAGAAAGGCCGAATGTAGGGAACGACTCCCAAGTCGGTCAATCAAAGCCGTACGTGCCGCGCTCCGTCGCGCTGTGCGCCCGCCCGGCGACCCGCTAGGCTCCCGCCGTGCTGTCCGTCCAGGAACTCCGCGCACTCGGCGCCTCTCTCCCCGTGGGCACGTTCCAGCGGCAACTGGGGCCCTTCGCACTCATCCAGCGCCCGCCCGGCGAGCCCTCCTCCGCCGTCCTCGCCCCCACCTCCATGGCCGCGCCCGCGCAAATCGAGCAGGGCATGATGGCCCTCATCTTCGAGTTCGAGGACCTGCGCGTCGTCACCCTGCCGCCCCTGCATCCCACCGACGTGCTGCGCATCGGCCGGCGCCCGGACTGCGATCTCATCCTGGATGATGCGTCCGTGTCCAAGCTGCACGCGGAGCTGCGCTGGAGCGAAGACACCCAGCGCTGCACCGTGAGGGACCTCGGCTCCACCAACGGAACCTTCCTCAACGCCAGCACCCTGAACACACGCGAGGTGACGCTGCGAGACGGCGACATCCTCAGCTTCGGAAATGTCCAGTTCTGGTTCCTCCTCACGCAGACGCTCCATGAGCGCCTGCGCGCGGGGGCCGCCGCCGGCATGCGCTCGCACAGCGGCTAGCCGGGACTGTCCACCCGCCAACATCTGCCGCGACGTCAGGGCACCAGGCGCACCCGCAGTGCGCGCGCGTCCGAGCGCCCTCGGTCATCCACGGCCCGGACGACATAGGTCCCCGGCTTGGCAACCCAGTGCAGGGGCTCACCGCGCGGCGCGGTTCCCACGAGCTGCTCGTCCACGAACCAGAACACCTGCCGCACGTCCGCGTCCGTCACCGCGGCCAGCGGCACCGTCTGCGGCGCGGTGGCGGAGGCGCGCACGTCATAGTCCACGCCTTGCTCGGGCGTGGTGATCTGCGGCGCCACGCCTTCGGCCGAGGCGTGCGCCATGCCGCAGGACTCGGACTCGGGCGGGGGCACGCGGCGAGGGATGCCCGCGCGCTGGAAGAGCCGCAGGAGATCCGACGACCAGAACTCATACACCTCCGCGCGGGCCGAGGGCCCCGGACCACACGCGCGCTTTCCCGTGCGCGAGTCCACCCAGATCTCCCGATGCACGTCGCACGCTTGAATGGGCGAAGTGCCGGGGATGAACCACGTGCTCACCTGCCGCTGACAGTGCGGCCCGGGGATGCCACCGGACAGCGCGCACACCGACACGCGGCTGACTCCCGCGGGCGGAGTCCAGCGCACACGGTGCATGTCGGGGTCCTTCGCGCGCAGCGAGTCCACCATCTCGAACAGGAGCGGCGCCGCGGCCCACTGACCGACGAAGGCGGGATTGGGGCGCCCGTTGAAGTTGCCCACCCAGACCGCGATGACGTACGGCCCCGCCACGCCCACCGACCACGCGTCGCGGTAGCCCATCGATGTGCCCGTCTTCCAGGCCACGGGGACGGCATCGCGAGCCCACTCGGACTGGTACGTCTGCGCGGGCCGCTTCGCGCCCTTGAGCGCCTCCAGCACCAGGAAGCTGGCCTCGGCGCTGAGCATCCGCACGCCTTCGGGTCGCGGGCTGTCCGCCTC
This window contains:
- the recG gene encoding ATP-dependent DNA helicase RecG gives rise to the protein MNHPLASLVGPLRYACQRDFAQLAIVRDLRTLMERALAGASGVDAAAVAHLRAALPYVDPPTPPERRKSALRQVVAALKQSGVVLPAELEPLTQDAGRAAPRQQEVPPGYVPTWRSTAPVPDPHSAGATRASPSASRTGQGRAPGHSASPREEHTSRGNVSFPHLGDGTAPARAGTPPMRDERADPSMRSRAAPMRDERPSPAMRSGAASAREGVLNSLSPPTPGPARTRSAAPSNVPLGSGVGSTSPTSRAAAQARQGATASREVLALTPVGKSGAKASAAGSTASKAEATRTRKKKRAVGAEASRSEAKLLSIAPRSGPLSSPLNTLGKRLGPRLVSALDKKGLRRMGDILFLLPRCYEDRRRLKTIAELVPGERGVTVGTVKLAEFAPSRQGKRMFKAVVGDRSGTIAATYFHAGPWLKSRFTVGKQIVLSGEVRASMNGREMAHPEIEPAEGLESTTSVHFHRIVPIYPGFERGEQRSFREVASRVSEQHAHHLEEPLPPELRRRMHLMGLPDALRFIHFPPEDADLEALDAHQSPAHRRLAFDELFFLQLGMALKRQGVKAEEGIRFDVSPERLAKAQGALPFQLTGAQARVVEELSRDMARPEPMTRLVQGDVGSGKTAVALVAAMVALQDGYQVAVMAPTEILAEQHERTFRRVLEPLGFKVGLVSAAGTAKHKRQIREALAAGELHLAVGTHALIEGGVSFQRLGLVVIDEQHRFGVLQRHSLMSKGLTPDVLVMTATPIPRTLAMTLYGDLDVSIIDQLPPGRTPITTRVFNDKQRARVYEAVSAELAKGHQAYVVYPLVEESEKLDLEDATRGAEKLSKIFPEARVGLLHGRMKAEEKDAVMAAFREKELHLLVCTTVVEVGVDVPNASVMVVESAERFGLSQLHQLRGRVGRGAAASFCFLVAGSARSWESTERLAVMEGSSDGFVIAEKDLEIRGPGEFLGTRQSGLPELAVANLARDSDLLSLAQQEARRILEKDPELKSAENQGLVKALEERWEGRLALARVG
- the greA gene encoding transcription elongation factor GreA, encoding MSSGSDNIPMTPHGLRKLKEELKHLQSVERGKISKEIEVARAHGDLRENAEYHAAKEKQSHIEGRILDLNDWIARAEVIDPSKLGGDKVVFGATVVLMDTETEKTVTYRLVGELEADLKKRWIAVTSPVARAIISKRVGDVATVQSPGGVRELEVQEIRFEEPQDDAAPSEG
- a CDS encoding FHA domain-containing protein, which gives rise to MLSVQELRALGASLPVGTFQRQLGPFALIQRPPGEPSSAVLAPTSMAAPAQIEQGMMALIFEFEDLRVVTLPPLHPTDVLRIGRRPDCDLILDDASVSKLHAELRWSEDTQRCTVRDLGSTNGTFLNASTLNTREVTLRDGDILSFGNVQFWFLLTQTLHERLRAGAAAGMRSHSG